In Streptococcus respiraculi, one DNA window encodes the following:
- a CDS encoding alpha/beta hydrolase — protein MALMSITYYSPVMDLDLSVQVLYPDKGRVDNPDDTDIPVLYLLHGMGGRDTTWLRLSALERLVRKTNLIVVMPDTHNGWYVNTQYGYPYFDAIAVELPDVLKRFFPNMTDKREKTFIAGLSMGGYGAMRLALETNRFSHVASLSGALSFKDFDPRKESLGSPAYWTGTFGEIEDWESPENSHSLINLAKTADKKTRMYIWCGEQDFLYPANNFAAQAFKKLGYEVDYQTAPGKHEWYYWDKQLEVLLAWLPIDFQLEERLS, from the coding sequence ATGGCCCTAATGAGTATTACCTACTATTCCCCAGTGATGGACTTGGACTTGTCGGTGCAGGTCTTGTACCCAGACAAGGGGCGGGTGGACAATCCTGATGATACGGATATTCCTGTCTTGTATTTGTTACACGGAATGGGTGGGCGTGATACGACTTGGTTGCGATTGTCCGCCTTGGAACGCCTGGTGCGTAAGACCAATCTTATCGTCGTGATGCCAGATACCCACAATGGCTGGTATGTCAATACCCAGTACGGATATCCGTATTTTGATGCGATTGCTGTCGAATTGCCAGATGTGTTGAAACGCTTCTTTCCTAATATGACAGATAAGCGGGAAAAAACCTTTATTGCAGGGCTGTCTATGGGTGGCTACGGTGCTATGCGCTTAGCCTTAGAAACCAATCGTTTTTCTCATGTCGCTAGCTTATCAGGGGCGCTGAGTTTCAAGGATTTTGATCCGAGAAAGGAAAGTCTGGGCAGCCCTGCCTATTGGACAGGGACTTTTGGAGAGATTGAAGACTGGGAAAGTCCAGAAAATTCGCATTCTCTCATTAATCTTGCCAAAACAGCCGACAAAAAAACGCGGATGTATATCTGGTGTGGTGAGCAGGATTTTCTCTATCCTGCCAACAACTTTGCAGCACAAGCTTTTAAGAAACTGGGCTATGAGGTGGACTATCAGACAGCACCTGGCAAGCACGAGTGGTACTACTGGGACAAGCAGTTAGAGGTGCTCTTAGCTTGGTTACCAATTGACTTCCAGCTAGAAGAACGCTTGTCTTAA
- a CDS encoding ABC-F family ATP-binding cassette domain-containing protein yields the protein MIILQGNKIERSFAGEVLFENINLQVDERDRIALVGKNGAGKSTLLKILVGEEAPTSGEINRKKDLSLSYLAQNSRFESENTVYDEMLQVFAGLRQTEKRLRDMELQMGELTGQALDQLIQTYDSLSEEFRLAGGFTYEADIRAILNGFKFDESMWQMKISALSGGQNTRLALAKMLLEKPELLVLDEPTNHLDIETIAWLENYLVHYKGALIIVSHDRYFLDKVATITLDLTATSLDRYVGNYSSFVELKEQKLLTEWQNYEKQQKEIAKLEDFVQKNIVRASTTKRAQARRKQLEKMERLDKPTQGQKSANMAFHSDKTSGNIVLTVEQAAVGYDGQILSEPIHIDQRKLDAIAIVGPNGIGKTTLLKSIIGHIPFIKGEAKFGANVEVGYYDQTQSALTPSNSVLEELWSAFPTTPEVEIRNRLGAFLFSGDDVKKSIAMLSGGEKARVLLAKLSMENNNFLILDEPTNHLDIDSKEVLENALIQYDGTLLFVSHDRYFINRVATKVLELSETGSTLYLGDYDYYLEKKEKHSVSSKEQAEAVSIASSSGAIDYQAQKENQKEQRKIARRIEQIESEIDQLETRSAQLQAAMLETNDVGELTDLQKELDQLSHQQEELMQEWEELSEQLNL from the coding sequence ATGATTATATTACAAGGAAATAAGATTGAGCGCTCCTTTGCTGGGGAGGTGCTCTTTGAAAATATCAATTTGCAGGTGGACGAGCGGGATCGGATTGCCCTTGTCGGGAAAAATGGTGCTGGTAAGTCAACCTTGCTAAAAATTTTAGTGGGTGAAGAAGCACCGACCAGTGGCGAAATCAACCGCAAGAAAGATTTGTCCCTGTCTTATTTGGCGCAAAATAGCCGTTTTGAATCAGAAAATACAGTTTATGATGAAATGTTGCAGGTGTTTGCTGGACTGCGTCAGACTGAAAAGCGCCTGCGGGACATGGAATTACAAATGGGTGAATTGACAGGGCAAGCCCTTGACCAGTTGATCCAGACCTATGACAGTCTCTCAGAAGAATTTCGTCTCGCAGGCGGTTTTACCTACGAAGCAGATATTCGGGCTATTTTAAACGGCTTCAAGTTTGACGAGTCCATGTGGCAGATGAAGATTTCGGCTCTCTCAGGTGGACAAAATACCCGTCTAGCTTTGGCGAAAATGCTACTTGAAAAGCCAGAACTGCTAGTCCTTGACGAGCCGACCAATCACTTGGATATTGAAACGATCGCCTGGCTGGAAAACTACTTGGTGCATTACAAGGGTGCGCTGATTATTGTCAGCCATGACCGTTATTTCTTGGATAAGGTGGCGACCATTACGCTCGATTTGACAGCGACTTCTCTGGACCGTTATGTGGGGAACTATTCGAGCTTTGTAGAGTTAAAAGAGCAGAAGTTGCTGACTGAGTGGCAAAATTATGAGAAGCAGCAAAAAGAAATTGCCAAACTAGAAGACTTTGTCCAGAAGAATATCGTTCGAGCGTCCACCACCAAGCGGGCTCAAGCAAGGCGCAAGCAACTGGAGAAAATGGAGCGTTTGGATAAGCCGACCCAAGGTCAAAAATCTGCTAACATGGCCTTTCATTCAGACAAGACATCTGGAAACATTGTTTTGACAGTTGAGCAAGCAGCGGTGGGCTATGATGGCCAGATTCTCTCTGAGCCGATACACATTGACCAGCGAAAACTCGATGCGATTGCCATTGTAGGGCCTAACGGTATCGGAAAAACAACCCTCTTAAAATCAATCATTGGTCACATTCCCTTTATCAAGGGGGAAGCAAAATTCGGTGCCAATGTTGAGGTAGGCTACTATGACCAGACCCAATCTGCCTTGACCCCGTCTAATTCGGTGTTAGAAGAGCTATGGTCTGCCTTTCCAACGACTCCTGAAGTGGAGATTCGTAATCGTCTAGGAGCCTTTCTTTTCTCAGGTGATGATGTCAAAAAATCGATTGCCATGCTCTCGGGTGGGGAAAAAGCGCGGGTTCTCCTTGCAAAATTGTCTATGGAAAACAATAATTTTCTGATTCTGGACGAGCCGACCAATCACTTGGACATTGATAGCAAGGAAGTCTTGGAAAATGCTTTGATTCAGTATGACGGCACCCTACTTTTTGTTAGCCACGACCGCTATTTTATCAATCGGGTGGCGACCAAGGTCCTCGAATTGTCCGAGACAGGAAGCACCCTCTACCTGGGTGATTATGATTATTATTTGGAGAAAAAAGAGAAGCACTCAGTAAGTTCGAAAGAGCAAGCAGAAGCAGTCAGCATAGCCAGTTCTAGTGGTGCGATTGACTACCAAGCGCAGAAAGAAAACCAAAAAGAGCAACGAAAAATCGCTCGCCGTATTGAGCAAATCGAAAGCGAGATTGACCAGCTAGAAACTCGCTCTGCTCAGCTTCAAGCAGCCATGCTTGAGACCAATGACGTGGGTGAATTGACCGATCTCCAAAAAGAACTTGACCAGTTGTCGCACCAGCAAGAGGAGCTGATGCAGGAGTGGGAAGAGCTTTCTGAGCAGCTAAATCTCTAA
- a CDS encoding galactose ABC transporter substrate-binding protein, whose amino-acid sequence MKKLLKYVAIAFVAVLLVACGANKSGGGSSSGKTYNVGVAIYKFDDNFMTLYREELEHYFGELSKKTGDKYVLDIQDGKQDQATQTEQINNFIAQGKDVILANLVDPTAAGSIINSAKSANIPVVLINREPEVSELEIWPGKTTYVGADATQSGTFQGEIIAATASKGDLNGDGVVNYITLFGDPANVDAQQRTAYSVKALDDAGIKRKALAEPYLANWDTAKGQEVTASALEQFGNKLEVVFANNDGMAVGAVTAIKAAKRTVGKDILVVGVDAIPDAMELLAKGELTGTVLNDHFNQSHTAANVAVDLMNGKDVESYYWVDYVKVTKKEDSQLKEAKPKTETTKEAKERYAKRDK is encoded by the coding sequence ATGAAAAAACTATTGAAATATGTAGCGATTGCCTTTGTGGCAGTGCTATTAGTTGCCTGTGGTGCGAACAAGAGTGGAGGCGGATCAAGCTCTGGCAAGACCTATAATGTCGGTGTTGCAATCTATAAGTTTGACGATAATTTCATGACTTTGTATCGTGAAGAATTGGAACACTATTTTGGCGAGTTGAGTAAGAAAACAGGCGATAAATATGTCCTTGATATTCAAGACGGCAAGCAAGACCAAGCGACCCAGACAGAACAAATCAATAACTTTATCGCTCAAGGTAAAGATGTTATCTTAGCCAATCTCGTTGACCCAACAGCAGCTGGTAGCATTATTAACTCTGCTAAATCCGCTAATATTCCTGTTGTCTTAATTAACCGTGAGCCAGAAGTCTCTGAACTTGAAATCTGGCCAGGAAAGACCACCTATGTAGGAGCAGATGCGACACAATCTGGTACCTTTCAAGGAGAAATCATTGCAGCGACAGCTTCTAAAGGAGACTTGAATGGTGATGGTGTGGTCAATTATATTACCCTCTTTGGAGATCCAGCCAATGTCGATGCTCAACAACGGACAGCCTATTCTGTAAAAGCCCTTGATGATGCAGGCATTAAGCGCAAAGCGCTCGCTGAGCCATATCTTGCTAACTGGGATACAGCCAAAGGTCAAGAAGTAACAGCTTCCGCACTAGAGCAATTTGGCAATAAATTAGAAGTCGTATTTGCTAATAATGACGGTATGGCAGTTGGTGCAGTTACAGCTATTAAGGCCGCAAAACGGACCGTCGGAAAAGATATCCTTGTCGTCGGCGTCGATGCGATTCCAGACGCGATGGAGTTACTTGCCAAGGGAGAATTGACAGGTACAGTATTGAACGACCACTTTAACCAATCTCACACAGCAGCCAATGTTGCAGTTGATTTAATGAATGGTAAAGATGTTGAGTCTTACTACTGGGTGGACTATGTGAAAGTCACTAAGAAAGAAGATTCTCAGCTAAAAGAAGCGAAACCAAAAACAGAAACAACAAAAGAAGCCAAAGAACGTTACGCAAAACGTGACAAATAA